The Micropterus dolomieu isolate WLL.071019.BEF.003 ecotype Adirondacks linkage group LG23, ASM2129224v1, whole genome shotgun sequence DNA window AACAAAAGCTGAAGAGAGTGTGTTGCAGTATGTCGTTGACCATCAGTGAAGACATACTCAACACTCCTGAACATACTGACTTAAAGTCAATATGTGTAGGACCAGAAAATGTCGCAAATGCTGTGAGAGCGGTGagaatgaaccaaaacaataaagttgtgGGCTGAATAGCTAAACAATGAAGCTCTGTAAAGCCAAGTGGAGCTGCAGATTCGGGTGAAAACtatctgtgggttcatcactataATCGATTcctttcacattgttttcacattatcaattgatacattgttattagaaaaatataaacaattacAGCTGCTTTAGTGTACTCAAGTAGCCCTAAAGCAGCAAACCAACTCTGAGCAGAACTTCAGATAAAATGCTGTTGTTTAATTGTGACACTGGTTAAACCGGTCAAAATAAACCTGATAAGGCTTAACTGAATCCACTTTAAATCAGGTATAATACTTCTCTATGGTAAACCTGCTCTATGGAAGCaaattttcttaaaataagacTTATTTACTGCCGATATTCAGTCCCTGTCTGTGGCACCTGTCTGTGttttgcgtgtatgtgtgtgtgtggtcattaCCCCGGCAGCTTTTCCCATCTCGTTGCAGCATCCCTGTCACACAACTGCAGACTGGTCCAGTCGTCTTACTGGTGCAGATCTGCTCACAGCCTCCGTTTTCCTCCTCACACCAGTCTGATTCTAAGGAGACGTCACACGTGAGTCATGAAAATCCTGGAAAGGTTTTGGACTGAAGAGCCGAGGAAAGTACTTGaaaatattttggataaaataaTTTCTAAAAAGTTTACAGTGAACATGGACAAAATCACTCCTGTCCTTAAAATGTTTCTTGAGGACTTTCTGCAATGAACCAAATGGGTGGCCAGTAGAAACTCACTTTCCCACCTACAGGTAAAACCTGAGAGAAGTCCAAAAGCTAGCAGCTCTTTAAACTTGGACTGGACTTTACTTACCTCTCCTTCTTATGGGTCCCACACTCAATATGTGCTCTTTATGGTCGCTGTCCTCCGAGTACATTCTTCTCTTGTGTGGACAGTTCTGGATGCACAGGATATATGCTTTAATACAGCAGACATCGTCTCATCACCACTTTTATTAAAGATGAAGATGTTTCTCACCACTTTGCAGGCGTTTGTTTCTGAGTCGCACAGGGAAACGTCACAGTGGAGGTGGACCTCATCGTAATCCCCAATAAACTTGAAGACGGTGACATGGAAGCGACAGGTGAGTGACACACCGTTCTCTGCCATGCCAATGGTGTTGTCCTTAATGTTCGGACACCTAGAGAGAGCCAAATATTAAAGGAACATACTGTGTTCATATGAGACTGTCCTGCTGAGTGTTGCTGTTATCCAAAGGAAAAAGATTGGCCTCCAATAAATCTGATAATAGATTAATTGCTCAAGCAATAAAATCCAAACATTCACTGGTTCTAGCTTCTAATTTGCTGCTTTGCATCATTATTaatctaaataaaaaagattttatagGCTAAATGATTCATAAAACAGAttgatcaataatgaaaattatgGTAAATTGCAgccataaaaaaaatctgtgtgcGATATTTGCTCTAAGCCCTacattgtctgtgtgtgtgtgtgtatgtgtgtgtgtgtgcgagagagagccTACCCTCTCTCTATGATGATATAGCGGAGTCGGTCACTGCTGTAGCGGGATGGCGTGGCCCAGCACATGTTTACTATGAGGATGAGCTGGTTTTCATCAGCCCCTTCCACAAAGACACCCACGAAGAGGATGTCTCGCGTGCTGAGCAccacctccccctccctgtATGGATTGCGGTACGAGGAGTTCTTGTATAGAGCCATCTTGGTGATGAAATTTCCTTCCTGGGTTGGTAAAGTGAGGTTTATCACACTGGAGGATGgaggacaaaggaggagaaaatgGGCCGGTTGTTGCCatagcattttgttttatttgaagtaAACATGTTATGTTATGACAGTTAATCCCTGTGTCTACATGTGATCTGTCTATCTAACCTGAGCATGGGCTTGAGGACAGTCTCCAGCGAGATCTTCAAGTCCAGTTCGTAGGCGCAGGAAAACTCCACATTGATGGTTTTGTCTCTGGTGATGACGTTCCCGGTGTTGTTCACACTCTCTATCCACACAGTGTTCTTATACATGATGTGTGTGCCATTCGACTGTCCAATAGATAAAGGGATGTTTAGAACATtcaacagagaagaaaaaaaacataaataaacttatttcttaaaatgttgaACCATTCCTTCTACTCCTATTTAATCAGGGCCCAGTACAAGTTTGGGACATCCAGTACTTTGCGTAGCTCAGACTGGAAGGAGAGTAAAAAAGCCAGCAGAGGTTTTATGCCAAATTTAACACAATGTTGCATGTAAAACGCAGTGTGGAGACAAAAGAAATGCTGACAATCTTCTCAGCAATGGCATCACTGTAATTATACAAATGTCTCAAAATGAATGCAGCAACAATTTATTGATGTTAAAGTAACATACATAATGTAGCACCTTTGAAAATATGCAGCTGTGCTGAAGTCATACATGACCTTTGAGGGATATTCTTGAACTGATTATGGTTGGAACTAGTAACACGTAGGAGCCTGTCATCAAAGTTTGAGAGTCTGAGTGGGGGGTGTAACGAAACAATTTAAAAAGGGTACCCAGGTAGAAAGCAAAGTAATCAGAGCAGTAAACTCTCACGAGGCAAGTAAGAATACGAATGAAGGTAAACTGACCTGTACAATGGAGCCGCAGTGTCCCTTAGTGTTGTTGATGCGGAAGGAGATGAAGTCTTCTCCCTCTATTCCAGCGCAGTGCTCGTCGTTGATCCTGACGTCCTCTCGTTCAAAGCCCAGCTGGAAGAGCTTACACTTAGAGATGGAAACCTCCATCTGAGCATGCTTACAGGTCACCTCCGCCTGGAGAATGTCATCATCAcctgtcagacacacagacagatatcATGTACATGGCAGTGTCAAACCAGTATTATTATTGCTGGAAAGTGTGATGCTGTAAATATTCTTGCCTAAAGGCCAAAAGTAACATTCTCaaagaaaaagtgaaataatatttttgtttatttctcatAAAATGCATTAGTATACATATTTCACTACaacataataacattttaataaatatttagtaCATCTACAATATTGTACGTCAAATTTTTTAAATGAGGAGCCTTTTTTATGACATCAGCAAAATActatgtaaaataataacagcagATTTTACCAATAGAGACTGATTGCAACACTAACGTGGCTGAGATTATTGGCCGATTTCAGCTTATTAAAGATATATATTTGTACTGGTGTATATGTCAGGCGATGCGTAAAAAAACTTGTAGTATAGACTACTGAATTTTGTACTGTAAAATGTCCTGCTCAGCACATATCttagtatgtatgtgtgttataaaaatgaatattgataattatatggttataaaatgttttaatctcgtaaatattaatatcagaatAAACCCCAATGACCAATTATGACTATTTATTACTAATATTATACAGTAAGGCAACTTCATTTGGAACATTTTGACATGTAGTTCaaattgtaaaaaacaaaagtatctttATGCCAGATACGTGAAGTAGTCCTCAAGTACTCgattttaaaacaagaatacTGATCAATTACATCAACGTGAGTTTCTAAGTTTTTATAAATCTGTCTACATATCTGCAACGTTATAAACCAAGAAAATTCACCTTGATGCTGGGTAATGTAGGACTTATAAAAATACACTGTGTAGAATTTGAAGTCAGATCAGGAGTGTATCACCTTTGCTGTCAGAATAGGTAGTATAGTCTCATCTATAGTATAATTTACAGCATACTGGGACAGGATTAAAGCTGGGCATGGACGATATCACCTTATTGCCCTATGACGCGCTTACCTCCAGTGCTGGTGGGTAACTCTGGACAGCCACACAGGTCACCTCCGTTCTCCAGCTCACAGGTAAAGTTTGTGCAGATCTCTCCTGCACAGGGGTCGTAGATCCATTCTGCTAAAGACAGGTCCACACACAATGTTAGCTGTCACATGCAATGTTAGCTTAATTAAACATGTTCAGTATGCTGACTAACCAGCCAAACTATGGCTGTTGAAAAGCACTGGGTGGAATTTCTGACAAGGGCTTAATATCCACGGGCAGGACATGTTCCTCTCAGCGTCCTCCCAACTTTTACAGTCTCGGTTTGATTTACTCACTAACATCTCTCTACCCAGTGTCCTCTAACTGTACAGCCACCGAAATCCAAATGAAGATTGATACACAAAGTTGCCAACAATAAACTTAGCAGCAAGAGTAGCGGCAAGTGATTTGTAGTAACCCACATTTGCACAAATATATCatcaaatcaacaaacaatCCCATCTGTATTGACTTTAGTGTTACGTTAAACCTGTGATATTGGATTTTTTTGGGCACATCACTTTGTGCAATTCTCTAAGGGGCCTCATTGATGGCATCATTTGAATGATGCCACTGCAAAGAAAAACTTTGTATGAAAGGTATGTGTTCTTTAAATGGTTTTATCGTCTATTTCTGTTGCATTACAGTGCAGGTTGAATGAAGTGTTAACAACATTACACACATACTGCAGTGCTAGACTGTTCCACAGTGGGCATCAAAACTAGTGTAATTGTGACTTTAAACATCGGACTGACATGCAGTGCCATGTGTGAGTGCCATGTGGCTAAGAGAGGCTTGCCCCGCGGTGCCCTTACAGCAATTCTCTTGGGTGATCCACTTGGTGGTGAGGGTGCCCAGGGAGCGGCAGGCCTCTGCGTAGGCTGCCAGCGAGCCACAGACCTGAGCCTTGCGGTGATTATAGCAGCCATCCAGGTAACAGGACTGGTAGAAGGGCCGGGGATCCAGCAGACCGTGGCACGGCTGGAAGAAGCCCTTCAGCTGGGTGAGCTTCTGGCAGGCATCTTCACCTTGCAGCGCCGCCACTGCCGTGTTGTCACAGGACTGTGCCAGAGCCACGTACTGGGTTTCATCACAACTAGAGGAGAAAGGAAGGAGAAACCAACATCCAACTGTCAAAGTTACTGTTGTATTTATTGATAATGAGAAATTCTTATCCGGCTGATGGGCTTGGGTGGGCCTGTGCCGCCCAATTTTGAGCAAGTGCCAGCTATTTGAGTAATAGGTATGCCAGGGAATTACAAAGTGTTAACTCCATGTGAAACCAGCAACAGGTACTCCCTAATATCGTGGGCAAAATATCAGGTCACCctcatgaaatgaaatgaagagcAGCTAGCTGGTTATGCCCCCAGTCTCTAACCTGACAGGCAAAGCTACACAGAAGAAGCCTCTCCCGACCCCCCACACAGCATGCTAACCTTGACTCACATGGTATCCCAAGTCCACAATGTCACTGAGACAAGATCCAGTTTAAATAGTGTCACAAGACCAATTCCTGTAGTTAAATGTCAGCCTGTCAGATTAAACCAATGTCaccagagcaacattagcattcatctgGAGTCATATTTCTGTCCACATGATGAAATTCCACATTCTCTATGCCTTTAGTTCtgtttggtctctaccaactcttGAAGGAAATATGGCTCCCTAAACTTCTAGATGTTCCACTTCCTTCACCAGCAAAGTTTTCACAGTAAAGGGGGTTGATGAGAGTCCGTGGGCTGTAAAGCCAAAAAAATAAGCTAAAGGAGGCTAAAAGAACTCCAGAGTTGGGTGATGAATCTGACGGAAATGGGTCATTGTTAATTTAGAAAATGCTGATTGGTGTTATATTTCAGGGATGGTCTCCAAACGGTTTCACAAGAATTGTACAATTACAAACATGTGCAGTAAATTGTGCACAATATATTCCACCACGTCTTTAAGCCTCACCCACCTGTTCTGCATACCGTTGGTCTTCCAGCTCTGGGCCAGCTCCAGGGCGCTGACAGCCGGCTTTCCCCTGGAGGTGATGTAGTCATCGCTGGGGTCTCCGTTGAAATTCCCACAGAGGCCACACACCTTGTTCTGAAGCCGCTGGCCCATTGTGATGCTGAGGGTGTTAAAGTGGTTGTATCGGACCTGAATGTCCTGGAGCGTATCGATGACAATGAAACCTTCGGATGTGGACAGACGTGTCATCAGCCCAGTTAAGAACGGTACTGATACTGGTGTACCATTGACCTGTGAAGACACAGGAGATGGAAATCTTTACATATTTGAGATAGGACATACAGCCACctgtatttcattcattttcagtgaCCAGCATAACATGTCCATTTTGGTTTGACCACGGTGGGATTTTGAGTCCTCTTCAGACTGCATTACTGCACTACTGATGATGATCATTAACATAATGAGatgacattaaatattaaaactgaCCATTTTATTGTCAATATAAATCCCAAAAAATTGCAAGATTTAGGACATGGGCAATTAACAAGTAGTATCAAGTAACATAAATAAGTAAGTACTTGAAAAGGAAGCTGATAATCTGATAAACCAAGAAAATCTACTAAGAGAGATAATAGGTCTGTTAAAGCAAGTCTTAGAAGCAATAAACCATGACCAGGTGTTGTTAAAGTGGGTTGAAGTCAAGTTATTGGTTTTCTATGACATCCAGTGTAGAACTGATTCTGAAATACAAACAATAGTCCAAAGCTTCTATCACCTTGACCGTGCTGCCTGAGATGAGTATATTTTCCTCATTGATGTACAGGTAGACATGAGAGATGGTGGTGAGGTTGGGTGTGCTCCATTTATCAAAGTTAGCGATGAGCTGGAAGGAGAGGTCAGGCAGCTTGTGACAGTTTGTGGACAAGACGAAGGAGCAGGAGGCAGGGAGCCGCAGCGAAGCCCCATCGAAGGTCCTGAAAACCCCCCCACCAGATGCCACACAGTGCTGGGAGCGCCGTGCAAAGCAGCCCCGCACTCCGTAACGTAGGGTGCACTCTTCCTCTGACTTACAGCGCCTCGGGTCACACTGGATCAGGTTTCGTCCAATGCACTGGCACCGTTTGGTACAGTCACTGTTCCAAAACAGCTGTTTGGGCTGAAATACCGAAATGTTTGTGTTATAATCAGAATTGAAACAATTACTCAGTTGATTACTTGATTGATTAATAGATAAATCATCATGGTGACTTTAAGCACAAATACTTTAGgatttgttgattttcttttttgattttgGAGAATTGGGCAGAGAAACAGGCAATTAAATCACAAGAAAGAAATTGTGATGggtatatttctatatttctgaCATTCATCAGCTTAAATAATGACTCAGGTAAACTAAAAAAGGTTgatctataatgaaaataagcattaCTTTCAGTCCTATTCAAACAATCATACTTTGTTTTTGGTCCCACACCCTTTCAATACCTAAATACTATTAAATGCTGAttactgatttaaaaacaattccAGTCATGATAATTTAATGCAAATGTCCCAATTAACACTAAACAGAATTGAGCAAATAATTCCTAAATAACTGTCATTGCAGGTTTGTAATACCAGTTTGAtttagtgttaaaaaaaatgtagcaATCGCTGTCATATGTTTATGAAACTGATTCCATGTAGTGCTGGATGTGAGACTGACCTCATAGTACTTGCCATCAGTGTAGCAGCCACAGTTTTGAGGTAGGATGCAGCTCTTGCCGTTGAGCACGTAGCCCTGGTCACACTGGCAGCCCTCCACACAGTCCTGGCTGCAGTCCCTCTGGCCGCGGGCTGGGGCGCACTGGGGCGGGCAAACCGACATGCAACTGGAGTAATGGCTGTTAGGTGGACAGCTCTGGACTGGGAGCAGGCAGGTTGGCAAATATATTAACTAATGATTGGACTGACTACATTGTACACACAGGACATTTTCCAGTTAACATATGTGTTGATTTTTCAGGGGTAAATATTTGTGGACAAGCGTTGATCTGAGAGTTGTTTGTCCATTTTTAGAGGCTCTATGGCAGCTGcctaaaggaatagttcaacattttgggaagcACGCTTATTCCCGTACTTTTTgagatggaggagagaagaTCAATATCAGTCTATCACTTGAATGTTAAGTACAGAGCTGAGAGTCAGGGATTGGTTAGCCTGCccagcataaagactggaaacagcaaGACTTCACCCAAAGTTGAGGAATACCCCTAGGAACACCTCTACAGCTCACTAATTAAAGCAttgtatctcatttgtttaatccgtacACAGACAGGAATCTAAAACCAACAATTTGCGGTTttaggaggacccatgtgatcAAACTATTTCTTGACTAAccattacttttgtttttttgtgcccAGTGTTTGAGATATGCACTTCCCTCCCTTAAACCTAACACAATGTAACTGAATGGGATTATGTTTGTGGTACtcattgcattttaaaaaacttcagcagtaaacatttaaatatcttAAAAGAAACAATGACCTTGTTACTTTCAGAATAGTTTTTCATTGGAACTAATTTCTACCAAAGAAATAGTTCCTATTAAACTGCTGAtgatttttaaaagtaatttttccaACACTGTGAGCACCATAAATCTCAGAGACATATATCTCAAAACCAGGACAAATACAACCAAAACTCTCTGCATGAGTGGATACCACTAGAGGTAAGAAAATAGCTTTTGTAATACAATGGGACACCTATACATCTCTGCACTCATAAGTGAAGTCCATGGTGAAATTAAGGTGATCCAATACTTGCACTCACCACAAGGTGTGTCACTCCTCCAGCCGGTAACAGGCATCCCTTGGGTCAGACAAGTGCTGGCATATATCTGCAGCCAGTTGCAGATTGTATCCATCGCTCCCTGGTCCAGACAGGTGTCCTGCAGGCAGCTTTGATAAAAGAACGCTGGCGCCACCTTGCTGTGGCAACGTGCAAACACACCTCCTCGATCCACAATTAGCCCACACAGCCTCACTGCCTCAGGCtccacaaacacatacagtccATCTCCCATGTGGAAACGCATGCCTGTGTTGACTTCATTTGCCCCATTGTCGGTGCCGAAGTTCGTGTTGGCATCAGCCACCATGAGAGGGGCATCATTTAGCACGCTTTTCTCTCCCAGGCCACAGCGTGGGCAGGAGTCTCCNNNNNNNNNNNNNNNNNNNNNNNNNNNNNNNNNNNNNNNNNNNNNNNNNNNNNNNNNAAGTCCATGGTGAAATTAAGGTGATCCAATACTTGCACTCACCACAAGGTGTGTCACTCCTCCAGCCGGTAACAGGCATCCCTTGGGTCAGACAAGTGCTGGCATATATCTGCAGCCAGTTGCAGATTGTATCCATCGCTCCCTGGTCCAGACAGGTGTCCTGCAGGCAGCTTTGATAAAAGAACGCTGGCGCCACCTTGCTGTGGCAACGTGCAAACACACCTCCTCGATCCACAATTAGCCCACACAGCCTCACTGCCTCAGGCtccacaaacacatacagtccATCTCCCATGTGGAAACGCATGCCTGTGTTGACTTCATTTGCCCCATTGTCGGTGCCGAAGTTCGTGTTGGCATCAGCCACCATGAGAGGGGCATCATTTAGCACGCTTTTCTCTCCCAGGCCACAGCGTGGGCAGGAGTCTCCNNNNNNNNNNNNNNNNNNNNNNNNNNNNNNNNNNNNNNNNNNNNNNNNNNNNNNNNNNNNNNNNNNNNNNNNNNNNNNNNNNNNNNNNNNNNNNNNNNNNAAGTCCATGGTGAAATTAAGGTGATCCAATACTTGCACTCACCACAAGGTGTGTCACTCCTCCAGCCGGTAACAGGCATCCCTTGGGTCAGACAAGTGCTGGCATATATCTGCAGCCAGTTGCAGATTGTATCCATCGCTCCCTGGTCCAGACAGGTGTCCTGCAGGCAGCTTTGATAAAAGAACGCTGGCGCCACCTTGCTGTGGCAACGTGCAAACACACCTCCTCGATCCACAATTAGCCCACACAGCCTCACTGCCTCAGGCtccacaaacacatacagtccATCTCCCATGTGGAAACGCATGCCTGTGTTGACTTCATTTGCCCCATTGTCGGTGCCGAAGTTCGTGTTGGCATCAGCCACCATGAGAGGGGCATCATTTAGCACGCTTTTCTCTCCCAGGCCACAGCGTGGGCAGGAGTCTCCACAGCCCACCTGACAGAAGGTGTCCCTCTCTGCCCAAGTCATGCCCCAGTCAGTCGTGCTAAACGTGGGTGGGGATAAGGGCATATCCTGGCACAGGCCGCAGGAGGCGTTGAAGAGGTCACGGGGCAAAGTCAACAGGAGGAGAGTGTTCCAGTcaaaggccaccttcagcccaAAATCTGTCTCCAGAATGAGCTGCATGCCCAAGGTGAAGATGTTGACCCTCCCTGAGCCCAGCTTCAGAGGAAGGTACAAACGCTCCATATTAACCTGAATGAAGAGAGATTTAATAATACTgatttgaacatgtttaacGCTTATTCTAGGATCTCCATCTACTAACAGACACAGTCGTGTGTGTTTTTAGCACCAAGTCATCGTTTCTAATCCAACTGACCTGCATGTTTTGAAAGAATGTGGGGAAACCCAGGTGATGAATGGATACCATTAAGACTCACTGAAAGAGCTTCTATGTGTTTCTCATGTAATCTAATTgtgtaagagagaaagagacagaaacagaaataaggAGAGTGAGAaaaaatgtgtatatgtatgtgtgtgtgtgtgtgtgtgtgtgtcatttctaTTCCTCCTCAGATCTTTTAGTCGGTTTGTGAACCCAGTCCAAATGTCGCTCAGGGTCGGGGTTTTGTCTGAGCCAAATCCAGCCTGATAAAAGATGCCCATTGAAATTAGATCCACCGTAAGCCAATCAAAGAGGGATTCGCCCTCTGCCTGGTTATTCTATCTGCTTGATTAGAAATAACGTCCTCACAAATACAACAAGTATGACCTTCACAGGTCATGCATAAATGTGGTGTAAAGctataaatattcatattataAGCCTTATTACAGAAATTAAAATCATGGCTCTTGATTCATTTACTTATCTGCCTGTTCATGCACTCACCGTGACAGTGTTTTTGTAGCTTCGAGACACTTCAATCTCATACTCGTAGACCTCCAATACAAAGCCCCTCACCCAAATTGCCTGGCCTGTGTCCCTTTCTTCATTACGAGCTGCCAATTTAAACTGAGGAAAAGTTCCACCCATGGTAGTGTGGTCCATGTTCTCTCTCCCACAGTTGGTGGTGGCCATCCTAAGAGTACAAGAGCTTTGCAGCTCAAATGGTACGCCACCAAATGGCAGAAAATGTCCATAACCAGCTGCCACACACAGGACCTCTGTGCGCGGCTGGCAGAAATACAGGCCATCATTCTCCTGGCAGTACTCCTCAGCGTGACAGGGTGCGAGCTGACAGTATACACTATTGTCAGAGCCATTGCAGTAGCAGCGCTCCTGGCACTCCCAGTCTGTCCAGAAAGTCTGATTAGTGGCCAGCTGGCGCCCGTGGCTCATACAGCCACAATCACTGCGTGCTACACACAGACCATCACGCAGTGCAAAGCCTTCCTCACACTGACACCCCTCCTGGCATGGCAGAGGGCATGGCTCTTCAGGTTCATCCAAGTTGGCACAGGTCAGAGGACAGGCATTGGTGCACTCATCAAAATGACTGTTCTCTGGACAGGGAAGAGCTGAGACAGAGGAACGAGGTAAAGGAAAGCAAGAGAGAGGCAAAGACAACACCAAattcattttacaaaaatacCACCTTATATTGAGTATAAAATACTATGTTTTAAGCTTGCCCCTTGGCAGCAGCTGTGGACATCTTGGACACACAGTGGATTCCATTTGTGTGACTAGCTGTGTACCCTTGAAAGAACATTTTGTTAAGTTGGTCAGTCTAACTAAATTAGTGACAATCAGATTTTGGGAACATTTAGATTTTTGGGAGAATACTAAGCATCTGAACAGTCAGCTGACAGGTGGATATGCTGAAATGTCTTGGGAAGTTTCAATGAACCATTTGAAAATGGGTTGATGGGTTGATTTTTGTGAATCCACCACAGCTGCGGtccacaaacaagcaaacactcAGAGCCACCTTTAAAACTTACAAGGCATGAGtgataaaaaacttttttttgtggaGTAAGAGGTAAATATTAACAGTGGTGGTACACTGGTAGACCTTTATCAAAGCGGACATTTTGATTTGGCAAACACATGTGTGACTGATAACTAAAATTAATTGCTACGTTGTATTTCAATAATTGCTGGAACAGAGCAATCATCATTGTTATTTGTTCCACCTGTACTTTTCCTGCTTTGACAGGACAAAACGACCACTGTGAAAAATGTATATGAATTGGATTTATCTGGGAACAAAAATTATGCTAAGATGCTATCAATGCTGTCAAGATTCAGTCAAGAGCTATTCAGAAAGCAAAATGACAATGTTTAATTTGGCATTTTTTGTTCGCTTCAAAAggttgtacttttattttgtaattactgCTGTAGAAAGCAAATAATGGTATGCTTGTTCATCTACCAAAGCAACAGTAAGAaaggggaaactgct harbors:
- the tecta gene encoding alpha-tectorin, whose amino-acid sequence is MVRQGCPVILLHLFSIFVQTGARMQDIMYPYGPGHRDLETPKMDDGSSPEITLLIHFIFFNVPYRSIYVNNNGVVSFNVQVSQFTPEAFPLSDSRSFIAPLWADVHNGIRGDVYYRESTEPEILERATQDVRKYFKNMPTFTATWVFIATWHQVTFYGGSQTTPVNTFQTVLISDGVASFSMFNYGEITWSTGTASGGDPLTGLGGTTAQSGFNGGDIGHFFNLPGSRSNDVVNIEQTTNVNIPGRWFFRVDTELIDPANGCSYNGRYYRRGEIFWLSDQCSQRCRCLDIDNEVHCQEAPCGQLETCEQQEGAFYCQPTRTSTCVVFGDPHYHTFDGFLYHFQGTCSYLLARPCWEVAGLPFFSVEAKNENRGVASVSWLRDVTVEVYGHRVMLPKGSFGTVQVDGLMKTLPVQLKLGAVKVYQSGVAIALETDFGLLVTYDGQHYASISLPSSYYNNTCGLCGNYNDDPADDPVLPDGSLAESVVELGGSWRAEDPDWRCTDGCAQNCSVCDPLTEAFYFRSDYCGLINKTDGPFRDCRAVVDPTAFVYSCVYDMCSNRDNITTLCQAIQAYALACQALGVTIRPWRSRTFCALSCPEFSHYQVCTSACPASCSDLTAPLYCAHPCTEGCQCNQGYVLSGSRCVQREDCGCEHNGLYYPLNNTFWAGPGGEEGECTLRCNCGPAGEVSCFNESCKDGEVCSAEVGLLGCYPRREGVCSITQNSVTSSFDGTFLLFPDDSSYYLLKLCGAVPTNGSMVEVKMGRRLVNKGPTWKRPVVVTVANLEAQMGGLDFDTVKVNGEVVVLPYVHPMETMMIYRAPGNATVVESRGLLRVHYTRQGFLNISLSTLYYNVTCGLCGVFNSNSTDDLRLPNGRLAESTEQFTEGWQSIADDLTCNGDCDDLYRMCTDLRLYQSPWMCGNINDPGNSSFLACHAVVNPSPFFRNCLYNMCVKEGNRSALCSSLQAYATACQDAQIGFASWRSATNCPLPCPENSHFDECTNACPLTCANLDEPEEPCPLPCQEGCQCEEGFALRDGLCVARSDCGCMSHGRQLATNQTFWTDWECQERCYCNGSDNSVYCQLAPCHAEEYCQENDGLYFCQPRTEVLCVAAGYGHFLPFGGVPFELQSSCTLRMATTNCGRENMDHTTMGGTFPQFKLAARNEERDTGQAIWVRGFVLEVYEYEIEVSRSYKNTVTVNMERLYLPLKLGSGRVNIFTLGMQLILETDFGLKVAFDWNTLLLLTLPRDLFNASCGLCQDMPLSPPTFSTTDWGMTWAERDTFCQVGCGDSCPRCGLGEKSVLNDAPLMVADANTNFGTDNGANEVNTGMRFHMGDGLYVFVEPEAVRLCGLIVDRGGVFARCHSKVAPAFFYQSCLQDTCLDQGAMDTICNWLQIYASTCLTQGMPVTGWRSDTPCVQSCPPNSHYSSCMSVCPPQCAPARGQRDCSQDCVEGCQCDQGYVLNGKSCILPQNCGCYTDGKYYEPKQLFWNSDCTKRCQCIGRNLIQCDPRRCKSEEECTLRYGVRGCFARRSQHCVASGGGVFRTFDGASLRLPASCSFVLSTNCHKLPDLSFQLIANFDKWSTPNLTTISHVYLYINEENILISGSTVKVNGTPVSVPFLTGLMTRLSTSEGFIVIDTLQDIQVRYNHFNTLSITMGQRLQNKVCGLCGNFNGDPSDDYITSRGKPAVSALELAQSWKTNGMQNSCDETQYVALAQSCDNTAVAALQGEDACQKLTQLKGFFQPCHGLLDPRPFYQSCYLDGCYNHRKAQVCGSLAAYAEACRSLGTLTTKWITQENCSEWIYDPCAGEICTNFTCELENGGDLCGCPELPTSTGGDDDILQAEVTCKHAQMEVSISKCKLFQLGFEREDVRINDEHCAGIEGEDFISFRINNTKGHCGSIVQSNGTHIMYKNTVWIESVNNTGNVITRDKTINVEFSCAYELDLKISLETVLKPMLSVINLTLPTQEGNFITKMALYKNSSYRNPYREGEVVLSTRDILFVGVFVEGADENQLILIVNMCWATPSRYSSDRLRYIIIERGCPNIKDNTIGMAENGVSLTCRFHVTVFKFIGDYDEVHLHCDVSLCDSETNACKVNCPHKRRMYSEDSDHKEHILSVGPIRRRESDWCEEENGGCEQICTSKTTGPVCSCVTGMLQRDGKSCRAVSSSCILTPVVSLLSVSAVISMFLAHVHTLVS